The stretch of DNA GCTACATGGTTCagaattaaaaatacaaacaatCAGAAAGAATCCAAATATAAGGTAACGCTTCAACTTTGATTTGTTCTGTTAAAATGCTACTAACATAATAAGATTACCTTGTTTATGTGGTTCTCTCTTCATTATGTTTGGGAATTTGAAGAAAATACTGAAAAACGAATGAACTTTGCCCTTAATTTTGCTTTCTTGATCAGATTTGGGTTTCATCAAACCCAAGAGGAGCAGAAAGGTTACCTCCACAAATTATCGTCTCTGAGTCAGACTTCTTTCCCCGGAGGTTATGGGGTAAACCCAGTGAGGCAAGTATTCTACACAGTTCAATTCATTTCCTGTATCTTAAAAGATTCTTGACTTAATAATATTACATCAATCGAATTTTCGATATTGTATACTGGTTTGGCTTATTATTCAATTCTTAACTGCAGGACCTAACCAGTACGCCGAAGTATTTGGTAACATTCACCGTTGGTTATAACCAGAGGAATAACATCGATGCTGCCGTGAAAAAAGTATGGTTTTCTGTTTCTCTGCAGTTCCAGCTCGCCCCATCTAGTTCGCTTCCCATTTATCTTCTCTGACAGTGCATCTCTCTCCTGCAGTTTTCAGACAATTTTACCATTCTTCTATTTCATTATGATGGTAGAACAACTGAATGGGATGAATTCGAGTGGTCTAAGCGGGCCATTCATGTGAGTGCTCATAAACAGACAAAATGGTAAGCGGATACACAATAGGATTACTAAACCATATCTCTAGATCATCATGATAAGTTGAACTCTATGAATTTGTCTTAGGTGGTATGCGAAGAGGTTTCTGCACCCCGACATTGTTGCCccatatgaatatatatttatctggGATGAAGACCTAGGAGTCGAGAACTTTAATGCTGAAGAGTAAGTATTTGATTATGAGATTTTTTATCTCTGATTTTTTTCGATCAGTGTCTAAAGTTGACTTGCCTTTGTTTGTCTATCCATTTTCAGGTATATAAAGCTTGTTAAAAAACATGGATTGGAAATTTCACAGCCAGCGTTGGAAGCTAGTTCTGGGGTATCTTGGCAGATGACTAGGAGAAAACCTGATCGTGAAGTTCACAAGTAAGAACGTGCTTTCATCCATAGTCCCATTTTTTACTAGAGTTGAATTATTTGGATGCATTTTCTAAcgattttatgtatctaatgcTTCTCTCATTAGAGAAACGGAAGAGAAGCCAGGCTGGTGTTCTGACCCTCATTTGCCTCCATGTGCAGCGTATGAATAGTTCTCTGCATTCtgatttatgtttatatatctgtAAATTGGTATGCGAACAGAGTAAAATTACCAGAATTTCTTTCGATTTTAGATTCGTAGAGATCATGGCTCCTGTCTTCTCTCGAGATTCATGGCGTTGCGTGTGGCATATGATTCAGGTACACTCGGAACCCAACTTTTTCTAACACGTTCAAACCACATCAATATTTAACACCCCCTTCGCACTATTATTCTAGAATGACTTGGTCCATGGTTGGGGTCTCGATCTAGCCCTTCAAAGATGCGTTGTGGTTAGTTATTCTCTCCCGTGCTCTTTCATCTTAAGTCCAAAATCCGCAAACCACCCCGTGCAGTAAAAACATTCGTCCAACCTCCTTTGCAGCCCGCTCACGAGAAGATTGGAGTTGTTGATGCTCAACCAGTTGTCCATAAAAGGATACCTTCACTTGGCAACGAGGTAATAATGACTCGAGTGCAACTCAACCCCGTATACACATATTCTGATTTTCCTGACAGCATTTAACCTTTCTATAGGGAATAGCAGAAAACGGGAAGCCAAACTGGCGAGGGGTAAGCAACGACTTCACTACCCAAAAGAACTCTCCCCCTCTAACATCCCATCCCCCCGCTATCCCCTCCCCTCCTTGACAAAGCGGGAACTAAATTCTGCGATGGATTTGTGTATCTTTGCAGGTGAATGATAGGTGTAGAAAAGAGTGGGCAATGTTTAGAAGAAGGGTAGCTGATGCTGAGAAAGCTTACTATAAGTCCATTGGATTTGAGCCTTCCAATTCTACAGATCATTAGTCAGTGGCATGGAATGGTTGAATGTGCATATACAGAATCATATCCACTCATTTTTCTGGCAtttccatatatatacacataacagTAGTATTACTTACATTTCTGAAATAAAATCTTGTCTTAGCTCCCAAGTTTTTGAGATTGGCAAATGCAAGTGTATATGCAAGTAATACAATAATGATCCAATCACATTCCTCTGTGTATTTCATTATAGTTGAcagcaatagttataccatggagcTGAGTTCACCTTGCAGGTGGATTCGTgtccatttacatattgaatattcaccattcgatatataaattgtgaacatttagtatgtaaattgtgtattttgatctCGGGTCACCTTatatagaataatttgccaatttACAGGCATCGGGCTTGAACTTATGAGTTGAGAGGATTGCGCTGAATGGGGTGTATTatgaaataaag from Ipomoea triloba cultivar NCNSP0323 chromosome 7, ASM357664v1 encodes:
- the LOC116026284 gene encoding uncharacterized protein LOC116026284 encodes the protein MELDTTNKMKNFGRCAKPNETKRIILTVILGFIFGFLIGLSHSPPTFKLNVAESLVNITKKGVNSSSETSNSTVNHNVTDHTKIWVSSNPRGAERLPPQIIVSESDFFPRRLWGKPSEDLTSTPKYLVTFTVGYNQRNNIDAAVKKFSDNFTILLFHYDGRTTEWDEFEWSKRAIHVSAHKQTKWWYAKRFLHPDIVAPYEYIFIWDEDLGVENFNAEEYIKLVKKHGLEISQPALEASSGVSWQMTRRKPDREVHKETEEKPGWCSDPHLPPCAAFVEIMAPVFSRDSWRCVWHMIQNDLVHGWGLDLALQRCVVPAHEKIGVVDAQPVVHKRIPSLGNEGIAENGKPNWRGVNDRCRKEWAMFRRRVADAEKAYYKSIGFEPSNSTDH